A genome region from bacterium includes the following:
- a CDS encoding NADH-ubiquinone oxidoreductase-F iron-sulfur binding region domain-containing protein — protein MPEVRRLLARVGVADPESLEDYRRAHGWEALTKAVQAGPEWVLSELEASGLLGRGGAAFPAGRKWRAVAGARGRRRVVCNADESEPGTFKDRVLMEEDPFAIVEAMTIAGLTVGAEDGLVYVRGEYRLAADRLQRAIKQAQDAGIVGANTAGSGREFRIRIFRGAGAYICGEETALFNSAEGRRGEPRNKPPFPTQAGLFGDPTLVNNVETLCNVPLVLRDGAAGFRRYGTDRSTGTKLFCVSGHVERPGLYEVPFGTTLRALLSLAGGVWQGRRLQAVLCGGAAGTFLGPERLDVPLTFEDLRTLGGTIGSGAVIVLDDTAPLWDVVLRVARFFQEESCGQCVPCRVGTQRQWEIVERLASGRAKPGDAELLEEIGAAMTDASICGLGQTASGAVLSALTLMRGGSA, from the coding sequence ATGCCTGAAGTGCGGCGGCTGCTCGCGCGGGTCGGCGTCGCCGATCCCGAGAGCCTGGAGGACTACCGGCGCGCGCACGGCTGGGAGGCGCTGACGAAAGCCGTCCAGGCTGGCCCGGAGTGGGTCCTCTCTGAGCTGGAGGCGTCGGGCCTGCTCGGGCGGGGCGGCGCGGCGTTTCCCGCAGGCCGCAAGTGGCGCGCGGTCGCAGGCGCGCGCGGACGTCGGCGCGTCGTTTGCAACGCCGACGAGAGCGAGCCCGGCACCTTCAAGGACCGGGTGCTGATGGAAGAAGACCCGTTCGCGATCGTTGAGGCGATGACGATCGCCGGGTTGACCGTTGGGGCCGAAGACGGGCTCGTCTACGTCCGGGGCGAGTACCGCCTCGCCGCCGACCGCCTCCAACGTGCGATCAAGCAGGCGCAGGATGCGGGAATTGTGGGCGCCAACACGGCGGGTTCGGGGCGGGAGTTTCGCATCCGGATTTTTCGCGGTGCCGGCGCGTACATCTGCGGGGAGGAAACTGCGCTCTTCAACTCGGCCGAGGGCCGGCGCGGCGAACCGCGCAACAAGCCTCCGTTCCCCACACAGGCAGGCCTGTTCGGCGACCCGACGCTGGTGAACAATGTCGAGACGCTCTGCAACGTCCCCCTGGTGCTGCGGGACGGCGCGGCCGGCTTTCGGCGCTACGGCACCGACCGATCCACGGGCACGAAGCTCTTCTGCGTCAGCGGCCACGTCGAGCGGCCCGGGTTGTACGAAGTGCCGTTCGGTACCACGCTGCGCGCGCTACTCTCCCTGGCCGGGGGTGTTTGGCAGGGGCGCCGCCTCCAAGCCGTCCTGTGCGGCGGCGCGGCCGGCACGTTCCTGGGCCCGGAGCGCCTGGACGTGCCGCTGACGTTCGAGGACCTGCGGACCCTCGGGGGAACGATCGGTTCGGGCGCGGTGATCGTGCTGGACGACACGGCACCGCTCTGGGACGTCGTGCTGCGCGTGGCCCGCTTCTTCCAGGAGGAATCGTGCGGCCAGTGCGTTCCCTGCCGCGTGGGCACGCAGCGTCAGTGGGAGATCGTCGAGCGTCTCGCCTCCGGGAGGGCGAAACCGGGGGACGCGGAGCTTTTGGAGGAAATCGGCGCGGCAATGACCGACGCGTCCATCTGCGGGCTGGGACAAACGGCGTCCGGAGCGGTGCTCAGCGCCCTGACGCTCATGCGGGGGGGATCGGCGTGA